Below is a genomic region from Prunus persica cultivar Lovell chromosome G3, Prunus_persica_NCBIv2, whole genome shotgun sequence.
GATATAACTTCGCCAGTCTCAGCCCGGAGAGGAACAATTTCAACTCCAGGCCAGGCAGCTGCAGTCTCTGCTCTATGGCGTGAGAGTGGTGGGGGATCAGATCTTCCACCTCCTCCGCTTTACACGTTGGAAGACCGCTCAGACTTTTCCCCTGAATCTGGAATTCCAGATTACCCTGTATCCCCGGAAATAAAATCAGATCCTAGAACTCCGGTCCACAGTTTTGGACGTGAGTCCTTGACTCCAGTAAAAAACAGATCAGAGGCAAGCACTTCTTATGCTCTATCAAGTGGACAGCATGGCCAACAGGGTTCAGCGAGTGTGAATTGGTGGTCATCCCCAAAGAGTGGTGGTGAGCAAGATGAGAAGGGAAGGAATTCACCAGTTGAGGGTGTTGTTCAGCCTGGTGCTCTGATCACTCTTCCACCTCCAAGGGAAGTTGCAAGGCCAGAGATGCAAAGGAATACCTTGCCTGCAGGGAACCTCAATGAGGAAGAATGGGTTACTGTTTATGGGTAATTCTTTAACCTTACCTTTGTCTATGTTCttggatatatataaattcatacaTCTTTGGCTGATATATAATGTATAACCTTCGGCTTTAGTCTACCTTTGGTAATTATCTTATCCGTAATAATCCATCTTTGCTGTGTTGTGT
It encodes:
- the LOC18783972 gene encoding nuclear pore complex protein NUP35; translation: MSTTVHRTPKSGRQSLFFQDITSPVSARRGTISTPGQAAAVSALWRESGGGSDLPPPPLYTLEDRSDFSPESGIPDYPVSPEIKSDPRTPVHSFGRESLTPVKNRSEASTSYALSSGQHGQQGSASVNWWSSPKSGGEQDEKGRNSPVEGVVQPGALITLPPPREVARPEMQRNTLPAGNLNEEEWVTVYGFSPADTNLVLREFEKCGMILKHVPGPRDANWMHILYQNYFDAQKALSKNGMQINGALIIGVKPLDPMQRHALNERINNQGFMTLLPQPAMKHAELNASRAPPRSYYLQNGNTNARQSGGSIASPTKSMASKVMDLMFGV